A DNA window from Streptomyces parvus contains the following coding sequences:
- a CDS encoding heavy metal translocating P-type ATPase → MASTAAADFPAADASEAELMIGGMTCASCAARVEKKLNRMDGVTATVNYATEKARVTFGEGLKLGDLVATVEKTGYTARPVARPARRTASAGPDAATSAPPPPATPPSPDPGPPSARSTDTDPDLSPPATPPDTDPAPASPATPGTAPAPSPGTAPAAPPEAAQEAARNSAPESTSESVSESVSESASESIPDSIARDGEAEQEASLAALRQRLVVSAVLATPVVLLAMVPALQFDFWQWLSLTLAAPVVVWGGLPFHRAAWTNAKHGAATMDTLVSLGTLAAFGWSVWALFLGDAGLPGMRHGFDLTVARADATSTIYLEVAAGVITFILLGRYLEARAKRKSGAALRALMHLGARDVAVLRGGREVRVPASTLVVGDRFVVRPGEKIATDGTVVEGSSAVDASMLTGESVPVEVTAGDTVTGATLNAGGRLVVEATRVGGDTQLARMAELVQDAQNGKASAQRLADRISAVFVPIVITLALATLGYWLGNGAGLTAAFTAAVAVLIIACPCALGLATPTALMVGTGRGAQLGILIKGPEVLETTRRVDTIVLDKTGTVTTGRMTLQTTHTTHTTDTTEALRIAGALENASEHPIAQALATAATTATGPLPTPEDFTNIPGLGVQGTVEGHTVLVGRPRLLADAGIPLPPALSRALEEDEAHGRTVVAVAWDGEARGVFGVADAVKDSSAAAVAELRALGLEPILLTGDNRAVAEAVAREVGIDTVHAEVLPEDKVNVVKRLQAEGRVVAMVGDGVNDAAALATASLGLAMGTGTDAAIEASDLTLVRGDLKVTADAIRLSRRTLATIRGNLFWAFGYNVAALPLAASGLLNPMIAGAAMAFSSVFVVTNSLRLRAFT, encoded by the coding sequence ATGGCCAGCACAGCAGCAGCCGACTTCCCGGCCGCCGACGCCTCCGAGGCCGAGCTCATGATCGGCGGGATGACCTGCGCCTCGTGCGCCGCCCGCGTCGAGAAGAAGCTCAACCGGATGGACGGCGTCACCGCCACGGTGAACTACGCGACCGAGAAGGCCCGCGTCACCTTCGGGGAGGGGCTGAAGCTGGGGGATCTCGTCGCCACGGTCGAGAAGACCGGCTACACGGCCCGCCCCGTCGCCCGGCCGGCACGGAGGACGGCATCGGCGGGACCCGATGCCGCCACCTCCGCGCCCCCGCCCCCGGCGACTCCCCCGAGCCCGGACCCGGGCCCGCCTTCGGCAAGGTCCACGGACACGGACCCCGACCTGTCTCCCCCGGCAACGCCCCCGGACACGGATCCGGCACCGGCCTCTCCCGCGACGCCCGGCACCGCCCCTGCTCCGTCCCCCGGCACGGCTCCGGCCGCTCCCCCTGAAGCCGCCCAGGAGGCCGCCCGGAACTCCGCGCCGGAGTCCACGTCGGAATCCGTATCGGAATCCGTGTCGGAGTCCGCGTCGGAATCCATCCCCGACTCCATCGCCCGGGACGGCGAAGCGGAGCAGGAGGCATCCCTCGCCGCGCTCCGGCAGCGGCTCGTCGTCTCCGCCGTGCTCGCCACCCCCGTCGTCCTGCTCGCCATGGTCCCGGCGCTCCAGTTCGACTTCTGGCAGTGGCTGAGCCTCACCCTCGCCGCACCCGTCGTCGTCTGGGGCGGCCTGCCCTTCCACCGGGCCGCCTGGACGAACGCGAAGCACGGCGCGGCGACGATGGACACGCTGGTCTCGCTCGGCACGCTCGCCGCGTTCGGCTGGTCGGTGTGGGCCCTGTTCCTCGGCGACGCGGGCTTGCCCGGCATGCGCCACGGCTTCGACCTCACCGTCGCGCGCGCCGACGCCACCTCGACGATCTACCTGGAGGTGGCGGCCGGTGTCATCACGTTCATCCTGCTGGGCCGCTACCTGGAAGCCCGTGCGAAGCGGAAGTCCGGTGCTGCGCTGCGGGCGCTGATGCACCTGGGCGCGAGGGACGTCGCCGTGCTCAGAGGAGGCCGGGAGGTACGTGTCCCGGCGAGCACGCTCGTCGTGGGCGACCGTTTCGTCGTCCGTCCCGGGGAGAAGATCGCGACGGACGGGACAGTGGTCGAGGGCTCCTCGGCCGTGGACGCCTCGATGCTCACGGGCGAGTCCGTGCCCGTGGAGGTCACCGCCGGCGACACCGTCACCGGCGCCACCCTCAACGCCGGCGGACGCCTCGTCGTCGAAGCCACCCGCGTCGGCGGCGACACCCAACTCGCCCGCATGGCCGAACTCGTCCAGGACGCCCAGAACGGCAAAGCCTCCGCCCAACGCCTCGCCGACCGCATCTCCGCCGTCTTCGTCCCCATCGTCATCACCCTCGCCCTCGCCACCCTCGGCTACTGGCTCGGCAACGGCGCCGGACTCACCGCCGCCTTCACCGCAGCCGTCGCCGTCCTCATCATCGCCTGCCCCTGCGCCCTCGGCCTCGCCACCCCCACCGCCCTCATGGTCGGCACCGGACGCGGAGCCCAACTCGGCATCCTCATCAAAGGCCCCGAAGTCCTGGAGACCACCCGCCGCGTCGACACCATCGTCCTCGACAAGACCGGCACCGTCACCACCGGACGCATGACCCTCCAGACCACCCACACCACCCACACCACCGACACCACCGAAGCACTCCGGATCGCCGGAGCCCTGGAGAACGCCTCCGAACACCCCATCGCCCAAGCCCTCGCCACCGCCGCCACCACCGCCACCGGCCCCCTCCCCACCCCCGAGGACTTCACCAACATCCCCGGCCTCGGCGTCCAGGGCACCGTCGAGGGCCACACCGTCCTCGTCGGGCGGCCCCGCCTCCTCGCCGACGCCGGCATTCCCCTTCCGCCGGCGTTGTCACGGGCCCTGGAGGAGGACGAGGCGCACGGGCGCACGGTGGTCGCCGTGGCCTGGGACGGGGAGGCCCGGGGCGTGTTCGGCGTGGCGGACGCGGTCAAGGACAGCAGCGCGGCCGCCGTGGCCGAGCTGCGCGCCCTGGGGCTGGAGCCCATCCTGCTGACCGGCGACAACCGGGCGGTGGCGGAGGCCGTCGCGCGTGAGGTGGGCATCGACACGGTCCACGCGGAGGTGCTCCCCGAGGACAAGGTGAACGTCGTCAAGCGCCTTCAGGCCGAGGGAAGGGTCGTCGCCATGGTCGGCGACGGGGTCAACGACGCCGCCGCGCTGGCCACGGCATCCCTGGGACTGGCGATGGGCACTGGGACGGATGCGGCGATCGAAGCGAGCGACCTCACACTGGTTCGTGGAGATCTCAAGGTGACAGCTGACGCAATCCGCCTTTCCAGGCGTACGCTGGCCACCATCAGGGGCAACCTCTTCTGGGCCTTCGGGTACAACGTTGCGGCCTTGCCCCTGGCTGCGAGTGGCCTGCTCAACCCTATGATCGCGGGAGCCGCCATGGCGTTTTCGTCCGTGTTCGTCGTCACGAACAGCCTCCGGTTGCGTGCCTTCACGTAA
- a CDS encoding citrate synthase, which yields MSEHTNNAVVLRYGDDEYTYPVIDSTVGDKGFDIGKLRANTGLVTLDSGYGNTAAYKSAITYLDGEQGILRYRGYPIEQLAERSSFLEVAYTLINGDLPKVDELAAFKNEITQHTLLHEDVKRFFDGFPRDAHPMAMLSSVVSALSTFYQDSHNPFDEQQRHLSTIRLLAKLPTIAAYAYKKSIGHPFVYPRNDLGYVENFLRMTFSVPAQEYELDPVVVSALDKLLILHADHEQNCSTSTVRLVGSSQANMFASISAGISALWGPLHGGANQSVLEMLEGIQANGGDVDSFIRKVKNKEDGVRLMGFGHRVYKSFDPRAKIIKAAAHDVLSALGKSDELLDIALKLEEHALSDDYFVSRNLYPNVDFYTGLIYRAMGFPTEMFTVLFALGRLPGWIAQWHEMIKEPGSRIGRPRQIYTGEVLRDFVPVEGR from the coding sequence GTGAGCGAGCACACCAACAACGCTGTAGTACTGCGGTACGGCGATGACGAGTACACCTACCCGGTGATCGACAGCACCGTCGGCGACAAGGGCTTCGACATCGGGAAGCTCCGGGCCAATACCGGCCTGGTGACGCTGGACAGCGGATACGGCAACACCGCCGCCTATAAATCCGCCATCACGTACCTCGACGGCGAGCAGGGCATTCTGCGCTACCGCGGATACCCCATCGAGCAGCTCGCCGAGCGCTCGTCGTTCCTCGAGGTCGCGTACACGCTGATCAACGGTGACCTCCCCAAGGTCGACGAGCTGGCGGCGTTCAAGAACGAGATCACCCAGCACACGCTGCTGCACGAGGACGTCAAGCGGTTCTTCGACGGCTTCCCGCGCGACGCCCACCCGATGGCCATGCTGTCCTCGGTCGTCAGCGCTCTCTCCACGTTCTACCAGGACAGCCACAACCCGTTCGACGAGCAGCAGCGCCACCTGTCGACGATCCGCCTGCTGGCGAAGCTCCCGACGATCGCGGCGTACGCCTACAAGAAGTCGATCGGCCACCCCTTCGTCTACCCGCGCAACGACCTCGGGTACGTCGAGAACTTCCTGCGCATGACCTTCTCGGTCCCCGCCCAGGAGTACGAGCTGGACCCGGTCGTCGTCTCGGCGCTGGACAAGCTGCTCATCCTGCACGCGGACCACGAGCAGAACTGTTCGACCTCCACCGTGCGTCTGGTCGGCTCCTCGCAGGCGAACATGTTCGCCTCGATCTCCGCCGGCATCTCGGCGCTGTGGGGCCCCCTGCACGGCGGCGCCAACCAGTCGGTGCTGGAGATGCTGGAAGGCATCCAGGCCAACGGCGGCGACGTCGACTCCTTCATCCGCAAGGTGAAGAACAAGGAGGACGGCGTCCGCCTGATGGGCTTCGGCCACCGGGTGTACAAGTCCTTCGACCCGCGCGCCAAGATCATCAAGGCTGCCGCGCACGACGTGCTGTCCGCGCTCGGCAAGTCCGACGAGCTGCTCGACATCGCGCTCAAGCTGGAGGAGCACGCGCTCTCCGACGACTACTTCGTCTCGCGCAACCTCTACCCCAACGTGGACTTCTACACCGGTCTGATCTACCGGGCCATGGGCTTCCCGACCGAGATGTTCACCGTGCTCTTCGCGCTCGGCCGACTGCCCGGCTGGATCGCCCAGTGGCACGAGATGATCAAGGAGCCGGGTTCCCGCATCGGCCGCCCGCGCCAGATCTACACCGGCGAGGTCCTGCGCGACTTCGTCCCGGTCGAGGGTCGCTGA
- a CDS encoding class I SAM-dependent methyltransferase — translation MNRNVSTTDDVLALMDGLFAPEADRWTAGGASWWDEFYADRSRPVPFFADKPDENLDAHLRQGRIAPGRALELGCGPGRNALHLAALGFDVDAVDLSPAALAWARERAEEAGAGSIRFHHGDAFALTAEGAALAGPYDLIYDSGCFHHLPPHRRISYLALLERCLAPGGHFALTCFAAGHGGMGSELPDAELYLTGGLHGGLAYTDDELRRVFSGLTEIELRRMNDEAPQSPLFGESFLWTALFRSPADQR, via the coding sequence ATGAACCGGAACGTATCGACGACCGATGACGTATTGGCTTTGATGGACGGCCTGTTCGCCCCGGAGGCGGACCGGTGGACGGCCGGTGGGGCGTCCTGGTGGGACGAGTTCTACGCGGACCGTTCACGGCCGGTGCCGTTCTTCGCGGACAAGCCCGACGAGAACCTCGACGCCCACCTCCGCCAAGGGCGGATCGCCCCGGGGCGCGCGCTCGAACTCGGCTGTGGGCCCGGCCGCAACGCGCTCCACCTGGCCGCGCTCGGCTTCGACGTCGACGCGGTCGACCTCTCCCCGGCGGCGCTGGCCTGGGCCCGGGAGCGGGCCGAGGAAGCGGGAGCCGGCTCCATCCGGTTCCACCACGGGGACGCGTTCGCCCTGACGGCGGAGGGGGCCGCCCTGGCCGGCCCCTACGACCTGATCTACGACTCGGGCTGCTTCCACCATCTGCCGCCCCACCGCCGGATCAGCTATCTCGCCCTCCTGGAGCGCTGCCTCGCGCCCGGCGGCCACTTCGCGCTCACCTGCTTCGCTGCCGGACACGGTGGGATGGGCTCCGAACTGCCGGACGCCGAGCTCTACCTGACGGGCGGCCTGCACGGCGGACTCGCCTACACGGACGACGAGCTGCGCCGCGTCTTCTCCGGGCTGACGGAGATCGAACTGCGCCGGATGAACGACGAGGCACCCCAATCCCCGCTCTTCGGGGAGTCGTTCCTCTGGACGGCCCTCTTCCGCAGCCCCGCCGACCAGCGGTAG
- a CDS encoding MMPL family transporter: MPEVNRSAPPQVGGWTRFVTARPRLALLAALVITALAVFAGSGVADRMGSGGWQAPDAESTYATEVLAREFPASQPNLLLLVDSGSAGVDDPAVAAEAARLAERLKAEPGISGVGSYWETASPALRSEDGQEAIIAARIGGDEKTAGETLDRIAPAFAGERGPVAVSLGGPVAVQHEMQTIIQEDLLRAELIALPVTLVLLVMVFGSAVAAMLPLAVGIVAILGTNAVLRGLTEFTDVSVFAMNLTTALGLGLAIDYALFIVRRFREELATGADTRTAVGATLRTAGRTVLFSALTVAVSLSAMLVFPQYFLRSFAYAGIAVVLLAAAAALILLPAALMLLGPRINSLDLRRLLRRRKKAATAGADPAGAGAGVPGAGAAGGADASPGRGWAWLGALVMRRAPVFAIVTTVGLLLLGLPFLGVKFGTADDRQLPASAESRVVQEHLRDGFPGSPGGGLEVLAEGQGSTADHVDLKNRIEQLPGVLRVGGPVTEGPVAHYSVLPEGEAVGGETQQLVRDLRAVSAASSLDISVTGTAAVLVDSQDAIADRLPWALAIIVVVTLLLVFLLTGSVLIPLQAVVLNALSLTAMFGAVVWVFQDGNLSGLLAFTSTGDIETTLPVLMFCVAFGLSMDYGVFLISRIKEEYDRTGDHEHSVTFGLRHTGGLITAAAVILAVVMVAIGTSRVTNTKMLGLGIALAVLMDAMVVRSLLVPAVMKLMGRSTWWAPAPLRAFHRRFGLSEGEAAPAAAPAAVPDPGGRGGPEAPEPTAENEEMPGTSRDVGEPARR; this comes from the coding sequence ATGCCCGAAGTCAACCGTTCCGCGCCGCCCCAGGTCGGCGGCTGGACCCGGTTCGTCACCGCCCGGCCACGGCTCGCGCTGCTGGCCGCGCTGGTGATCACCGCACTCGCCGTGTTCGCCGGGAGCGGGGTGGCGGACCGGATGGGCAGCGGCGGCTGGCAGGCCCCCGACGCCGAGTCGACCTACGCGACGGAGGTGCTCGCCCGGGAGTTCCCCGCCTCGCAGCCCAATCTGCTCCTGCTGGTGGACAGCGGCTCCGCGGGCGTCGACGACCCGGCCGTGGCCGCCGAGGCCGCCCGTCTGGCGGAGCGGCTGAAGGCCGAGCCGGGGATATCGGGCGTCGGGTCCTACTGGGAGACCGCGTCGCCCGCCCTGCGTTCCGAGGACGGTCAGGAGGCGATCATCGCCGCCCGGATCGGGGGCGACGAGAAGACCGCGGGCGAGACCCTCGACCGGATAGCCCCGGCCTTCGCGGGGGAGCGGGGGCCGGTGGCGGTCTCCCTCGGCGGGCCCGTCGCCGTGCAGCACGAGATGCAGACGATCATCCAGGAGGATCTGCTGCGGGCCGAGCTGATCGCCCTGCCGGTGACGCTGGTCCTGCTGGTCATGGTCTTCGGCAGCGCCGTCGCCGCGATGCTGCCGCTCGCTGTCGGCATCGTCGCCATCCTCGGCACCAACGCCGTGCTGCGGGGGCTGACGGAGTTCACCGACGTCTCCGTCTTCGCGATGAACCTCACCACGGCCCTCGGCCTCGGACTCGCCATCGACTACGCCCTGTTCATCGTCCGCCGCTTCCGCGAGGAGCTGGCGACAGGTGCGGACACCCGGACGGCGGTGGGCGCGACGCTGCGGACCGCCGGGCGTACGGTGCTGTTCTCCGCGCTGACCGTGGCGGTGTCCCTGTCGGCCATGCTCGTCTTCCCGCAGTACTTCCTGCGGTCCTTCGCCTACGCCGGGATAGCCGTGGTCCTCCTGGCCGCCGCTGCCGCACTGATCCTGCTGCCCGCGGCGCTCATGCTGCTCGGCCCCCGGATCAACTCGCTGGACCTGCGCCGGCTCCTCCGCCGTCGGAAGAAGGCGGCGACGGCCGGGGCGGACCCGGCGGGTGCCGGGGCCGGCGTCCCCGGGGCGGGTGCCGCCGGGGGTGCCGACGCGTCTCCCGGCCGGGGCTGGGCGTGGCTGGGCGCGCTGGTGATGCGCAGGGCGCCCGTCTTCGCCATCGTCACGACCGTCGGGCTCCTGCTCCTCGGACTGCCGTTCCTCGGCGTGAAGTTCGGCACGGCGGACGATCGCCAGCTGCCGGCCTCCGCGGAGTCCCGGGTCGTCCAGGAACACCTCCGCGACGGGTTCCCCGGCAGCCCCGGCGGCGGCCTGGAGGTGCTGGCCGAGGGACAGGGTTCCACCGCCGACCACGTGGATCTCAAGAACCGGATCGAACAGCTCCCCGGCGTCCTGCGGGTCGGAGGACCGGTCACCGAGGGTCCCGTCGCCCACTACAGCGTGCTGCCGGAGGGCGAAGCCGTCGGCGGGGAGACCCAGCAGCTCGTACGGGACCTGAGGGCCGTGTCCGCCGCCTCCTCGCTCGACATCTCGGTCACGGGCACGGCGGCGGTCCTCGTCGACTCCCAGGACGCCATAGCCGACCGGCTGCCCTGGGCCCTGGCGATCATCGTGGTCGTGACGCTGCTCCTGGTCTTCCTGCTCACCGGCAGCGTGCTCATCCCGCTCCAGGCGGTCGTGCTCAACGCCCTCAGCCTGACCGCGATGTTCGGAGCGGTGGTCTGGGTCTTCCAGGACGGGAATCTCTCCGGACTGCTCGCCTTCACCAGTACGGGTGACATCGAGACGACGCTGCCCGTCCTGATGTTCTGCGTGGCCTTCGGACTCTCCATGGACTACGGGGTCTTCCTGATATCCCGGATCAAGGAGGAGTACGACCGCACCGGCGACCACGAGCACTCCGTCACCTTCGGGCTCCGGCACACCGGCGGGCTGATCACCGCGGCCGCCGTGATCCTCGCGGTCGTCATGGTCGCCATCGGCACCTCACGGGTCACCAACACCAAGATGCTGGGGCTCGGCATCGCCCTCGCGGTCCTGATGGACGCCATGGTGGTGCGCAGTCTGCTGGTCCCCGCGGTGATGAAGCTGATGGGCCGCTCCACCTGGTGGGCCCCCGCGCCCCTGCGGGCCTTCCACCGCAGGTTCGGCCTGAGCGAAGGGGAGGCCGCCCCGGCCGCCGCCCCCGCCGCTGTGCCGGACCCGGGCGGCCGGGGCGGGCCGGAAGCCCCCGAACCGACAGCGGAGAACGAGGAGATGCCGGGCACGAGCAGGGATGTCGGCGAACCGGCGCGACGCTGA
- a CDS encoding heavy-metal-associated domain-containing protein, translating to MTAETGTTPSTGSCCSPTGSCHDGAADVQIEQTDSVTTVYQVKGMTCGHCEGAVSEEISGIAGVTSVAAVASTGLVTVTSKAPLAEDAVRAAVDEAGYELLGPAA from the coding sequence ATGACCGCCGAGACCGGCACCACGCCGTCCACCGGTTCCTGCTGCTCGCCCACCGGTTCCTGCCACGACGGCGCGGCCGACGTGCAGATCGAGCAGACCGACTCGGTCACCACCGTGTACCAGGTCAAGGGCATGACCTGCGGCCACTGCGAGGGGGCCGTGTCGGAGGAGATCTCCGGGATCGCGGGCGTCACCTCGGTCGCCGCCGTCGCCTCCACCGGCCTGGTCACCGTGACGTCCAAGGCCCCGCTGGCCGAGGACGCCGTCCGTGCCGCCGTGGACGAGGCCGGTTACGAACTTCTCGGCCCGGCCGCCTGA
- a CDS encoding sugar phosphate isomerase/epimerase, with product MTPSVPSSARIRIGSAPDSWGVWFPDDPQQVPWQRFLDEVAEAGYAWIELGPYGYLPTDPARLADETRGRGLTVSAGTVFTGLHHGPDVWDRTWAHVADIAALTRAMGAEHLVVIPSFWRDDKTGEVLEDRTLTPAQWRDLTAQTERLGREVRERFGLRIVVHPHADTHIDTEENVNRFLDATDPDLVSLCLDTGHYAYCGGDSVKLIETYGGRIGYLHLKQVDPEILAAVVADEVPFGPAVARGVMCEPPGGVPALEPVLDAARALDVDLFAIVEQDMYPCPPDKPLPIARRTREFLRSCGRPGSPL from the coding sequence ATGACCCCCTCCGTCCCCTCCTCGGCCCGCATCCGTATCGGCTCGGCCCCCGACTCCTGGGGTGTGTGGTTCCCCGACGACCCGCAGCAGGTGCCCTGGCAACGCTTCCTCGACGAGGTGGCCGAGGCCGGCTACGCGTGGATCGAGCTCGGCCCGTACGGCTATCTGCCCACCGATCCGGCGAGGTTGGCCGACGAGACGCGCGGCCGGGGACTCACGGTCTCCGCCGGAACCGTCTTCACCGGATTGCACCACGGCCCGGACGTCTGGGACCGGACCTGGGCGCATGTCGCGGACATCGCCGCGCTGACCCGGGCCATGGGCGCCGAACACCTGGTCGTCATCCCCTCCTTCTGGCGCGACGACAAGACGGGCGAGGTGCTGGAGGACCGCACGCTCACCCCCGCGCAGTGGCGCGATCTGACCGCGCAGACGGAGCGGCTGGGCCGGGAGGTCCGGGAGCGGTTCGGGCTGCGGATCGTGGTCCACCCGCACGCCGACACCCACATCGACACCGAGGAGAACGTCAACCGCTTCCTCGACGCCACCGATCCGGACCTCGTCTCGCTCTGTCTGGACACCGGGCACTACGCCTACTGCGGCGGCGACAGCGTCAAGCTCATCGAGACGTACGGGGGGCGCATCGGCTATCTCCATCTCAAGCAGGTCGACCCGGAGATCCTGGCGGCTGTGGTGGCGGACGAGGTGCCGTTCGGCCCGGCGGTGGCCCGAGGCGTGATGTGCGAGCCGCCCGGCGGGGTCCCCGCCCTGGAACCGGTGCTGGACGCGGCACGCGCCCTGGACGTCGACCTGTTCGCGATCGTGGAGCAGGACATGTACCCCTGCCCGCCGGACAAGCCGCTCCCCATCGCGCGCCGCACCCGCGAGTTCCTCCGCTCCTGCGGGCGTCCCGGCTCACCCCTCTGA
- a CDS encoding AlpA family transcriptional regulator, with product MTDRTLWSYKDIAAHIQVQPDTVRSYRKHGLLPPPDQVKNGKPYWYGDTVRAWVASRPRNRGR from the coding sequence ATGACGGACAGAACGCTCTGGTCCTACAAGGACATTGCCGCGCACATCCAGGTCCAGCCGGACACCGTCCGCTCCTATCGCAAGCACGGCCTCCTGCCCCCGCCCGACCAGGTGAAGAACGGGAAGCCGTACTGGTACGGAGACACCGTCCGCGCCTGGGTCGCCTCGCGCCCCCGCAACCGGGGGCGCTGA
- a CDS encoding TetR/AcrR family transcriptional regulator: MPEAKANKTAAEAAVEAATEAAGDTADEAPGPTRPRRRRQARGEARIAQLLRAAADVFCTSGYTASSTNAIAREAGVSPGTLYQFFPNKEAIAVELGDRLLDRWRDTYGAAFAQSHTELPLDRMLDAVLDPLIAFNCENPAFFVLMHGSEIPGRITEAHDTLHATMLTRVESVLADYLPDMPAAQIHRTAEMAFMVFKAGLDLIMATEGEERAAYIQELKTVMFRYLDPLVGHDASCPATTERLDTP; encoded by the coding sequence GTGCCGGAGGCCAAAGCCAACAAGACCGCCGCCGAGGCCGCCGTCGAAGCCGCCACCGAGGCCGCCGGGGACACCGCCGACGAGGCGCCGGGCCCCACCCGCCCCCGCCGGCGGCGCCAGGCCCGCGGCGAGGCCCGGATCGCCCAACTGCTCCGGGCCGCCGCCGACGTCTTCTGCACCAGCGGCTACACCGCGTCCAGCACCAACGCCATCGCCCGCGAGGCAGGGGTCTCACCCGGCACGCTCTACCAGTTCTTCCCGAACAAGGAGGCCATCGCCGTCGAGCTCGGCGACCGACTGCTGGACCGCTGGCGGGACACCTACGGCGCCGCCTTCGCCCAGAGCCACACGGAGCTGCCGCTCGACCGCATGCTGGACGCCGTCCTCGACCCCCTGATCGCCTTCAACTGCGAGAATCCGGCGTTCTTCGTCCTGATGCACGGCTCGGAGATCCCCGGCCGGATCACCGAGGCGCACGACACGCTGCACGCCACGATGCTGACGCGGGTCGAATCCGTGCTCGCCGACTACCTCCCGGACATGCCCGCCGCCCAGATCCACCGCACCGCCGAGATGGCCTTCATGGTCTTCAAGGCCGGACTGGACCTGATCATGGCCACCGAGGGCGAGGAGCGCGCGGCCTACATCCAGGAGCTGAAGACGGTGATGTTCCGCTATCTGGATCCCCTGGTCGGGCACGACGCGTCGTGTCCGGCGACGACGGAGCGCCTTGATACCCCCTAG
- the iolC gene encoding 5-dehydro-2-deoxygluconokinase: MPEPYDVITMGRIGVDLYPLEVGVPLARVETFGKFLGGSPANVAVAAARQGRRTALITRTGQDPFGAYLHQELERLGVDPRWATALAEYPTPVTFCEIFPPDDFPLYFYRRPKAPDLEIHAPDLDLDAVRDAGIFWMTGTGLSAEPSRSATLAALDARGTGPADASRTATATVFDLDWRPMFWDGGDDSTEAPARYREALAHATVAVGNVDECAVATGEREPYAAARALLAAGVELAVVKQGPKGVLAVHRDGTTADCPPLPVAVVNGLGAGDAFGGALCHGLLAGWPLDRIVRYANAAGAIVASRLACSSAMPFPDEVEEALAAGAVTADLATRTAGGAARGPESPAAPGAAAHPETPTAPGAATAPGAPADPDAPAGPRNGAGS, translated from the coding sequence ATGCCTGAGCCGTACGACGTGATCACCATGGGGCGGATCGGGGTGGACCTCTACCCGCTGGAGGTCGGGGTACCGCTCGCCCGGGTCGAGACGTTCGGCAAGTTCCTCGGTGGTTCCCCGGCGAACGTCGCGGTGGCGGCGGCCCGGCAGGGGCGGCGGACGGCCCTCATCACCCGGACCGGGCAGGACCCCTTCGGCGCCTATCTCCACCAGGAACTGGAACGGTTGGGCGTGGACCCCCGCTGGGCGACGGCCCTCGCGGAGTATCCGACCCCGGTCACCTTCTGCGAGATCTTCCCGCCGGACGACTTCCCGCTCTACTTCTACCGTCGGCCCAAGGCCCCCGATCTGGAGATCCACGCCCCGGACCTCGACCTGGACGCCGTGCGCGACGCCGGGATCTTCTGGATGACGGGCACCGGACTCAGCGCCGAGCCGAGCCGGTCCGCCACGCTGGCCGCCCTCGACGCGCGCGGCACCGGCCCGGCGGATGCGTCGCGTACGGCGACGGCGACCGTTTTCGACCTCGACTGGCGGCCGATGTTCTGGGACGGGGGCGACGACAGCACCGAGGCGCCCGCGCGGTACCGCGAAGCGCTCGCCCATGCCACGGTCGCCGTCGGCAACGTCGACGAGTGCGCCGTCGCGACCGGCGAACGCGAACCGTACGCGGCGGCCCGGGCCCTCCTCGCGGCCGGAGTGGAGCTCGCCGTCGTCAAGCAGGGGCCGAAGGGTGTGCTCGCCGTGCACCGTGACGGCACCACCGCCGACTGCCCGCCGCTGCCGGTCGCGGTGGTCAACGGCCTCGGCGCCGGAGACGCGTTCGGGGGTGCGCTCTGCCACGGGCTGCTCGCCGGGTGGCCCCTCGACCGCATCGTGCGGTACGCGAACGCGGCCGGCGCCATCGTCGCCTCCCGGCTCGCCTGCTCGTCCGCGATGCCGTTCCCGGACGAGGTCGAGGAGGCCCTCGCGGCCGGCGCCGTCACGGCGGACCTCGCCACGCGGACCGCCGGAGGCGCCGCGCGCGGTCCGGAGTCCCCGGCCGCCCCGGGCGCCGCAGCTCACCCCGAGACTCCCACCGCTCCGGGCGCCGCGACGGCCCCTGGCGCTCCCGCAGACCCCGACGCCCCTGCCGGCCCCCGGAACGGAGCGGGCTCGTGA